A window of Tursiops truncatus isolate mTurTru1 chromosome 8, mTurTru1.mat.Y, whole genome shotgun sequence contains these coding sequences:
- the MARK2 gene encoding serine/threonine-protein kinase MARK2 isoform X6, translated as MLRGRNSATSADEQPHIGNYRLLKTIGKGNFAKVKLARHILTGKEVAVKIIDKTQLNSSSLQKLFREVRIMKVLNHPNIVKLFEVIETEKTLYLVMEYASGGEVFDYLVAHGRMKEKEARAKFRQIVSAVQYCHQKFIVHRDLKAENLLLDADMNIKIADFGFSNEFTFGNKLDTFCGSPPYAAPELFQGKKYDGPEVDVWSLGVILYTLVSGSLPFDGQNLKELRERVLRGKYRIPFYMSTDCENLLKKFLILNPSKRGTLEQIMKDRWMNVGHEDDELKPYVEPLPDYKDPRRTELMVSMGYTREEIQDSLVGQRYNEVMATYLLLGYKSSELEGDTITLKPRPSADLTNSSAPSPSHKVQRSVSANPKQRRFSDQAGPAIPTSNSYSKKTQSNNAENKRPEEDREPGRKASSTAKVPASPLPGLERKKTTPTPSTNSVLSTSTNRSRNSPLLERASLGQASIQNGKDSLTMPGSRASTASASAAVSAARPRQHQKSMSASVHPNKATGLPPTDSNCEVPRPSTAPQRVPVASPSAHNISSSGGAPDRTNFPRGVSSRSTFHAGQLRQVRDQQNLPYGVTPASPSGNSQGRRGASGSIFSKFTSKFVRRNLSFRFARRNLNEPESKDRVETLRPHVVGSGGSDKEKEEFREAKPRSLRFTWSMKTTSSMEPNEMMREIRKVLDANSCQSELHEKYMLLCMHGTPGHENFVQWEMEVCKLPRLSLNGVRFKRISGTSMAFKNIASKIANELKL; from the exons ATGCTGCGGGGCCGCAACTCAGCCACTTCTGCTGACGAGCAGCCCCATATTGGCAACTATCGACTCCTCAAGACCATCGGCAAGGGTAACTTCGCCAAGGTGAAGCTGGCTCGGCACATCCTTACTGGGAAAGAG GTAGCTGTGAAGATCATTGACAAGACTCAACTGAATTCCTCCAGCCTTCAGAAA ctgtTCCGTGAAGTAAGAATAATGAAGGTTTTGAATCATCCCAACATAG TTAAGTTATTTGAAGTGATCGAGACTGAGAAAACTCTCTACCTTGTCATGGAGTACGCTAGTGGAG GAGAGGTGTTTGATTACCTAGTGGCTCATGgcaggatgaaagaaaaagaggctCGAGCCAAATTCCGCCAG atAGTGTCTGCTGTGCAGTACTGTCACCAGAAGTTTATTGTTCATAGAGACTTAAAG GCAGAAAACCTGCTCTTGGATGCTGATATGAACATCAAGATTGCAGACTTTGGCTTCAGCAACGAATTCACCTTTGGGAACAAGCTGGATACCTTCTGCGGCAGTCCCCCTTATGCTGCCCCAGAGCTCTTCCAGGGCAAAAAATACGACGGACCCGAGGTGGATGTGTGGAGCCTGGGAGTTATTCTATATACACTGGTCAGCGGATCCCTGCCTTTTGATGGACAGAACCTCAAG GAGCTGCGGGAGCGGGTACTGAGGGGGAAATACCGTATTCCGTTCTACATGTCCACAGACTGTGAAAACCTGCTTAAGAAATTTCTCATTCTCAATCCCAGCAAGAGAGGCACTTTAGAG CAAATCATGAAAGATCGATGGATGAATGTGGGTCACGAAGATGATGAATTGAAGCCTTATGTGGAGCCACTCCCTGACTACAAGGACCCCCGGCGGACAG AGTTGATGGTGTCCATGGGTTACACACGGGAAGAGATCCAGGACTCGCTGGTGGGCCAGAGGTACAACGAGGTGATGGCCACCTATCTGCTCCTGGGCTACAAGAGCTCCGAG CTGGAGGGCGACACCATCACCTTGAAACCCCGGCCTTCAGCTGATCTGACCAATAGCAgtgccccttccccctcccacaaGGTACAGCGCAGCGTCTCAGCCAACCCCAAGCAGCGGCGCTTTAGCGACCAGG CTGGTCCTGCCATTCCCACTTCTAATTCCTACTCTAAGAAGACTCAGAGTAACAACGCAGAAAACAAGCGGCCTGAGGAGGACCGGGAGCCAGGGCGGAAGGCCAGCAGCACAGCCAAAGTGCCCGCCAGCCCCCTGCCTGGGCTGGAGAGGAAGaagaccacccccaccccctccacg AACAGCGTCCTCTCCACCAGCACAAATCGAAGCAGGAATTCCCCACTTTTGGAGAGGGCCAGCCTTGGCCAGGCCTCCATCCAGAACGGCAAAGACAG CCTAACCATGCCAGGGTCCCGGGCCTCCACGGCTTCTGCTTCCGCCGCGGTCTCTGCGGCCCGGCCCCGCCAGCACCAGAAATCCATGTCGGCCTCCGTGCACCCCAACAAGGCCACTGGGCTGCCCCCCACGGACAGTAACTGTGAGGTGCCGCGGCCCAG CACAGCCCCCCAGCGTGTCCCTGTCGCCTCCCCCTCCGCCCACAACATCAGCAGCAGCGGTGGAGCCCCAGACCGAACTAATTTTCCCCGGGGTGTTTCCAGTCGAAGCACCTTCCACGCTGGGCAGCTCCGGCAGGTGCGGGACCAGCAGAATTTGCCCTACGGTGtgaccccagcctctccctctggCAACAGCCAGGGCCGGCGGGGGGCCTCGGGGAGCATCTTCAGCAAATTCACTTCCAAGTTTGTACGCAG aaatcTGTCTTTCAGGTTTGCCAGAAG gaacctgaaTGAACCTGAAAGCAAAGACCGAGTGGAGACGCTCAG ACCTCACGTGGTGGGCAGCGGCGGCAGTGACAAGGAAAAGGAGGAGTTTCGGGAGGCCAAGCCCCGCTCGCTGCGCTTCACGTGGAGCATGAAGACCACGAGCTCCATGGAGCCCAACGAGATGATGCGTGAGATCCGCAAGGTGCTGGACGCGAACAGCTGCCAGAGCGAGCTGCACGAGAAGTACATGCTGCTGTGCATGCATGGCACGCCGGGCCACGAGAACTTCGTGCAGTGGGAGATGGAGGTGTGCAAACTGCCGCGGCTGTCTCTCAACGGTGTTCGGTTTAAGCGGATATCGGGCACCTCCATGGCCTTCAAAAACATTGCCTCCAAAATAGCCAACGAGCTGAAGCTTTAA
- the MARK2 gene encoding serine/threonine-protein kinase MARK2 isoform X3, which produces MSSARTPLPTLNERDTEQPTLGHLDSKPSSKSNMLRGRNSATSADEQPHIGNYRLLKTIGKGNFAKVKLARHILTGKEVAVKIIDKTQLNSSSLQKLFREVRIMKVLNHPNIVKLFEVIETEKTLYLVMEYASGGEVFDYLVAHGRMKEKEARAKFRQIVSAVQYCHQKFIVHRDLKAENLLLDADMNIKIADFGFSNEFTFGNKLDTFCGSPPYAAPELFQGKKYDGPEVDVWSLGVILYTLVSGSLPFDGQNLKELRERVLRGKYRIPFYMSTDCENLLKKFLILNPSKRGTLEQIMKDRWMNVGHEDDELKPYVEPLPDYKDPRRTELMVSMGYTREEIQDSLVGQRYNEVMATYLLLGYKSSELEGDTITLKPRPSADLTNSSAPSPSHKVQRSVSANPKQRRFSDQAGPAIPTSNSYSKKTQSNNAENKRPEEDREPGRKASSTAKVPASPLPGLERKKTTPTPSTNSVLSTSTNRSRNSPLLERASLGQASIQNGKDSLTMPGSRASTASASAAVSAARPRQHQKSMSASVHPNKATGLPPTDSNCEVPRPSTAPQRVPVASPSAHNISSSGGAPDRTNFPRGVSSRSTFHAGQLRQVRDQQNLPYGVTPASPSGNSQGRRGASGSIFSKFTSKFVRRNLSFRFARRNLNEPESKDRVETLRPHVVGSGGSDKEKEEFREAKPRSLRFTWSMKTTSSMEPNEMMREIRKVLDANSCQSELHEKYMLLCMHGTPGHENFVQWEMEVCKLPRLSLNGVRFKRISGTSMAFKNIASKIANELKL; this is translated from the exons CCCACCTTGGGACACCTCGACTCCAAGCCCAGCAGTAAGTCCAACATGCTGCGGGGCCGCAACTCAGCCACTTCTGCTGACGAGCAGCCCCATATTGGCAACTATCGACTCCTCAAGACCATCGGCAAGGGTAACTTCGCCAAGGTGAAGCTGGCTCGGCACATCCTTACTGGGAAAGAG GTAGCTGTGAAGATCATTGACAAGACTCAACTGAATTCCTCCAGCCTTCAGAAA ctgtTCCGTGAAGTAAGAATAATGAAGGTTTTGAATCATCCCAACATAG TTAAGTTATTTGAAGTGATCGAGACTGAGAAAACTCTCTACCTTGTCATGGAGTACGCTAGTGGAG GAGAGGTGTTTGATTACCTAGTGGCTCATGgcaggatgaaagaaaaagaggctCGAGCCAAATTCCGCCAG atAGTGTCTGCTGTGCAGTACTGTCACCAGAAGTTTATTGTTCATAGAGACTTAAAG GCAGAAAACCTGCTCTTGGATGCTGATATGAACATCAAGATTGCAGACTTTGGCTTCAGCAACGAATTCACCTTTGGGAACAAGCTGGATACCTTCTGCGGCAGTCCCCCTTATGCTGCCCCAGAGCTCTTCCAGGGCAAAAAATACGACGGACCCGAGGTGGATGTGTGGAGCCTGGGAGTTATTCTATATACACTGGTCAGCGGATCCCTGCCTTTTGATGGACAGAACCTCAAG GAGCTGCGGGAGCGGGTACTGAGGGGGAAATACCGTATTCCGTTCTACATGTCCACAGACTGTGAAAACCTGCTTAAGAAATTTCTCATTCTCAATCCCAGCAAGAGAGGCACTTTAGAG CAAATCATGAAAGATCGATGGATGAATGTGGGTCACGAAGATGATGAATTGAAGCCTTATGTGGAGCCACTCCCTGACTACAAGGACCCCCGGCGGACAG AGTTGATGGTGTCCATGGGTTACACACGGGAAGAGATCCAGGACTCGCTGGTGGGCCAGAGGTACAACGAGGTGATGGCCACCTATCTGCTCCTGGGCTACAAGAGCTCCGAG CTGGAGGGCGACACCATCACCTTGAAACCCCGGCCTTCAGCTGATCTGACCAATAGCAgtgccccttccccctcccacaaGGTACAGCGCAGCGTCTCAGCCAACCCCAAGCAGCGGCGCTTTAGCGACCAGG CTGGTCCTGCCATTCCCACTTCTAATTCCTACTCTAAGAAGACTCAGAGTAACAACGCAGAAAACAAGCGGCCTGAGGAGGACCGGGAGCCAGGGCGGAAGGCCAGCAGCACAGCCAAAGTGCCCGCCAGCCCCCTGCCTGGGCTGGAGAGGAAGaagaccacccccaccccctccacg AACAGCGTCCTCTCCACCAGCACAAATCGAAGCAGGAATTCCCCACTTTTGGAGAGGGCCAGCCTTGGCCAGGCCTCCATCCAGAACGGCAAAGACAG CCTAACCATGCCAGGGTCCCGGGCCTCCACGGCTTCTGCTTCCGCCGCGGTCTCTGCGGCCCGGCCCCGCCAGCACCAGAAATCCATGTCGGCCTCCGTGCACCCCAACAAGGCCACTGGGCTGCCCCCCACGGACAGTAACTGTGAGGTGCCGCGGCCCAG CACAGCCCCCCAGCGTGTCCCTGTCGCCTCCCCCTCCGCCCACAACATCAGCAGCAGCGGTGGAGCCCCAGACCGAACTAATTTTCCCCGGGGTGTTTCCAGTCGAAGCACCTTCCACGCTGGGCAGCTCCGGCAGGTGCGGGACCAGCAGAATTTGCCCTACGGTGtgaccccagcctctccctctggCAACAGCCAGGGCCGGCGGGGGGCCTCGGGGAGCATCTTCAGCAAATTCACTTCCAAGTTTGTACGCAG aaatcTGTCTTTCAGGTTTGCCAGAAG gaacctgaaTGAACCTGAAAGCAAAGACCGAGTGGAGACGCTCAG ACCTCACGTGGTGGGCAGCGGCGGCAGTGACAAGGAAAAGGAGGAGTTTCGGGAGGCCAAGCCCCGCTCGCTGCGCTTCACGTGGAGCATGAAGACCACGAGCTCCATGGAGCCCAACGAGATGATGCGTGAGATCCGCAAGGTGCTGGACGCGAACAGCTGCCAGAGCGAGCTGCACGAGAAGTACATGCTGCTGTGCATGCATGGCACGCCGGGCCACGAGAACTTCGTGCAGTGGGAGATGGAGGTGTGCAAACTGCCGCGGCTGTCTCTCAACGGTGTTCGGTTTAAGCGGATATCGGGCACCTCCATGGCCTTCAAAAACATTGCCTCCAAAATAGCCAACGAGCTGAAGCTTTAA